A window of Syntrophales bacterium genomic DNA:
CAGAGTAAACCAGATCAGGGATGAAATATTCACCGTCAGCAAAACGCCTGCCGACAACCTCCATCGCACTGCGGGCGTCATCCAGAATTTTAGCGGGGTCTTCATTGGCGTTAAGACGTTCTTCTACAATCTTTAACACCTCGTCTTCCTTGAGTTCCGCCATCAAA
This region includes:
- a CDS encoding B12-binding domain-containing protein, which gives rise to MAGDLISLMAELKEDEVLKIVEERLNANEDPAKILDDARSAMEVVGRRFADGEYFIPDLVYS